The Prionailurus bengalensis isolate Pbe53 chromosome A3, Fcat_Pben_1.1_paternal_pri, whole genome shotgun sequence genome includes a window with the following:
- the CALM2 gene encoding calmodulin-2, which produces MADQLTEEQIAEFKEAFSLFDKDGDGTITTKELGTVMRSLGQNPTEAELQDMINEVDADGNGTIDFPEFLTMMARKMKDTDSEEEIREAFRVFDKDGNGYISAAELRHVMTNLGEKLTDEEVDEMIREADIDGDGQVNYEEFVQMMTAK; this is translated from the exons ATG GCTGACCAACTGACTGAAGAGCAGATTGCag aattcaaagaagCTTTTTCGCTATTTGACAAGGATGGTGATGGAACTATAACAACAAAGGAATTGGGAACTGTAATGAGATCTCTTGGGCAGAATCCCACAGAAGCAGAGTTACAGGACATGATTAATGAAGTAGATGCTgatg GAAATGGCACAATTGACTTCCCGGAATTTCTGACAATGatggcaagaaaaatgaaagatacagACAGTGAAGAAGAAATTAGAGAAGCATTCCGTGTGTTTGATAAG GATGGCAACGGCTATATTAGTGCAGCAGAGCTTCGCCATGTGATGACAAACCTGGGAGAGAAGTTAACAGATGAGGAGGTTGATGAAATGATCAGGGAAGCAGATATTGATGGTGATGGTCAAGTAAACTATGAAG AGTTTGTACAAATGATGACAGCAAAGTGA